A single Drechmeria coniospora strain ARSEF 6962 chromosome 03, whole genome shotgun sequence DNA region contains:
- a CDS encoding hypothetical protein (related to C6 zink-finger protein PRO1A), producing MPSVPPDSRNSFARAVGSVVSMAPKKFGKAKAGSKCNNGNGNDGNAKVKGQTHRRSRTGCFTCRLRRKKCDEGRPQCTACKHLGLQCEYKRPMWWSNNDARRRHKEDIKNIIKRKKLAEKSSGSMQVSMLSPPSLSHSLSTSTILTGSLDRTRSASIDSRFESAFNFNTPPQGPECFIYNAQEHPEFALDGCSPYEIDVKTERQMFVNDVPTLRESHVSTFSTYHTPPPPGTVLPPGLFEDAWTGHAHENYGESLAEEALDLDFFDFAQGPHLSTRQFHVELDDHDQRLLEHFIRFVLPTIFPILESNQHGSVGSDLILPALQSNSVYLHCCLSIAAQHLKTYAGAPGEDVDDDIMRHRYTTIFSLCEALKRDENHQQILEATLGLIFFQCVVGRFDDGLLDIAWHQHFLAAVSLVQRLNLPRLVLEAPDAQLAQTPFNMTLTSWIDILGATMQGTSPTFAHTYREKHLSRTNHRLGLRELMGCEDRVMYLISEIACLESLKRDGMDDFTLCQHVSALGEQISLTETDEACPKIPFNANGSLSPKQLSRNITTAFRLAARIYLCSLVPGFSAGQPSPMALVEKVTNVLQCIPSGPEGFDRSLVWVYLMGGSISQPGSAFRGLFEERIHQLGQGAMNGSFGRVVTLLRELWLRTDRFRQADTAGSSRSDAAPHFVHWRDVMHSKGWDFLLM from the exons ATGCCATCCGTACCCCCCGACAGTCGCAACAGCTTCGCGCGAGCCGTGGGAAGCGTCGTCAGCATGGCGCCCAAGAAATTTGGAAAAGCCAAGGCAGGCTCGAAGTGCAACAATGGCAAtggcaacgacggcaacgcaAAGGTCAAGGGGCAGACGCATCGCAGGTCGCGCACAG GCTGCTTTACCTGCAGGCTCCGAAGGAAAAAATGCGACGAGGGCAGGCCCCAGTGTACGGCATGCAAGCACCTCGGCTTGCAGTGCGAGTACAAGAGGCCGATGTGGTGGAGCAATAACGACGCCCGCCGTAGGCACAAGGAGGACATCAAGAACATCATTAAGCGCAAGAAGCTTGCGGAAAAGTCATCGGGCTCCATGCAGGTCTCCATGCTCTCTCCGCCGAGCCTCTCACACtccttgtcgacgtcgactaTCCTGACGGGTTCTTTGGATCGCACAAGGTCGGCCTCGATCGACTCGCGCTTCGAGTCTGCCTTCAACTTCAACACGCCCCCGCAAGGTCCCGAGTGCTTCATCTACAATGCGCAGGAGCACCCGGAATTCGCCTTGGATGGCTGCTCGCCCTACGAAATAGACGTCAAGACGGAGCGCCAGATGTTCGTCAACGACGTGCCCACGCTGAGGGAGTCGCACGTCTCGACCTTCAGCACCTACCACACGCCCCCTCCGCCGGGGACCGTCCTGCCGCCGGGTCTCTTCGAGGATGCATGGACCGGGCACGCCCACGAGAACTACGGGGAATCGCTGGCGGAGGAagccctcgacctcgattTCTTTGACTTCGCCCAGGGTCCGCACCTCTCGACGAGACAGTTtcacgtcgagctcgacgatcACGACCAGCGTCTGCTCGAGCACTTCATCCGCTTCGTGCTGCCGACCATCTTTCCCATCCTCGAGTCCAACCAGCACGGCTCCGTCGGCTCCGACCTGATCCTCCCGGCTCTGCAGTCAAACAGCGTCTACCTCCACTGCTGCCTCAGCATTGCCGCCCAGCACCTCAAGACGTACGCCGGTGCGCCaggcgaggacgtcgacgacgacatcatgCGCCACCGTTACACCACCATCTTTTCCCTCTGCGAAGCCCTGAAGCGGGACGAGAACCACCAGCAGATTCTCGAGGCGACGCTCGGCCTCATCTTCTTCCAGTGCGTCGTCGGTCGCTtcgacgatggcctcctcgacatcgCCTGGCACCAGCACTTTCTGGCCGCCGTGAGCCTCGTCCAGAGGCTGAACCTGCCCCGGCTCGTCTTGGAGGCGCCCGACGCACAGCTGGCGCAGACTCCGTTCAACATGACGTTGACGAGCTGGATCGACATCCTCGGCGCCACCATGCAGGGCACCTCGCCCACCTTTGCCCATACGTATCGGGAGAAGCACCTCTCGCGGACGAACCACCGGCTGGGGCTGCGGGAGCTCATGGGCTGCGAGGACCGCGTCATGTACCTCATCTCGGAGATTGCCTGTCTCGAGTCGCTCAAGCGCGATGGCATGGATGACTTCACGCTCTGCCAGCACGTCTCGGCCCTGGGCGAGCAGATTTCGCTGACGGAGACCGACGAGGCGTGCCCGAAGATTCCCTTCAACGCTAACGGCAGCCTTTCGCCTAAGCAGCTGTCGAGGAACATCACGACAGCCTTCCGACTCGCGGCCCGCATCTACCTGTGCAGCTTGGTGCCCGGCTTCAGCGCTGGACAGCCGTCGCCCATGGCTCTGGTCGAAAAGGTGACCAACGTTCTGCAGTGCATTCCCTCGGGCCCTGAAGGCTTCGACCGCAGCCTCGTCTGGGTCTACCTCATGGGAGGGTCCATCAGCCAACCTGGCAGCGCCTTTAGGGGCTTGTTCGAGGAGCGCATCCACCAGCTCGGCCAAGGAGCCATGAACGGCTCcttcggccgcgtcgtcacCCTCCTCCGAGAGCTATGGCTTCGAACCGATCGCTTCCGCCAGGCGGACACGGCGGGATCCTCCCGATCGGACGCGGCCCCGCATTTCGTCCACTGGCGGGATGTCATGCATTCGAAGGGATGGGATTTTCTCCTCATGTAG
- a CDS encoding F-box domain protein: MARDGMAAGPAGTAERSSIEKTRYYVSPDVADLFQQLPDEIIEQILLATDPNGFASLALLNRKWRAVSQHSHIYHHHLARCVSYLSGSGGLPPADDDNLPLLRRLFAREVKRNLFDAYLRPRETVYKLVSNSISSSSCPGGEGMQFAASPLGHHLLAYNSSRLYVVDVRQDTLKVKRELKILRRPASACITDDANLLAVLSTEMQVDLYDLTKRPPQRKHSLLLDNKPRAIAISSCGSVLAAAYDGGIEVSSLHPNASSTDSRAVKCDAVDNLAFSPDGSQILGTTIHSTPPSTVILTAPYYDPGSQFADNLSAMWTTSILFPNTSRDCSHAILLQDGTHGEAEWTFTYDRSFETFRAVRFDDLRNGTTYFTGPNPKASDQSKLLPCTLPSATFHGDLVSSAFQASEVWMYGLPRDLAAVPVTTSDHDAPLDPPVPGRHSTGPAGLCRRASTRTQESEAERIPQWQLLCDNSRNNVVSGRKITELAGLSSVKWVAGFAAASSKERLVITARGVAGPRLVTDEEDVDFVDGSRVTLLDFDYGLVDGHRNEVTIDVGTDDAEVLEEETRDIEAEVAIIRRRTVAQKRAGRHPLLRATTTLDRESAAGSNVQPDGGGGGGGGDDDDPLAPRIMGKPHASRQPVAVEAETASIEEQEALDAPYAHASPRSGTTLRRAATAAAANRRLNPTTADGRPIEYRRADGRDEHPHESDADNWVPPPPPYQKEDPGDLPAFMRGPSVAPLHSVPPLPLGNPAEAENHVAQPRLGRSHQRTASDSTTLSRRLAGNMPRPRSSPSIQSLYEGPDDLYDVSPPASPSMSLTELNERQLSSSYSNVTAVSMVSSSASAGTETFRSRPRIPSTTSSTRSSTPTVGNDPAGPSHPPLEPHFPDSPSNGTRPAVATERRLVTSRTWPLQLPSHAEASPLAANPMIYPVPAPLSSMTAYSLENSLPPAPSSGQLASLNKRMNQGNPRQLSGGMHIQQALASSANSECRPGHRAAALRQWQSGGGGRPITEVPMPEYDCPLIISTPKGVSGAFDSPSRRTSGRSRTETQILSPIPQHPRLNSSTNAHSTVERLETIYRPRSLQSGQSTSAVLKPKTRSKPKTKPSALPGWLRSTATPLRMSPTGVSRQASKAKRSAAKNMQDARKKGWTGKKKKQRMEGQMDSGVANVAPSQDGGWRDVSPPLVQKGKKCVVM, translated from the exons ATGGCTCGAGACGGCATGGCCGCTGGGCCAGCCGGCACGGCGGAACGCTCCAGCATCGAGAAGACGCGCTACTACGTCAGCCCCGACGTGGCCGACCTCTTTCAACAGCTACCCGACGAAATCATCGAGCA GATCCTTCTCGCCACCGACCCAAACGGCTTCGcttccctcgccctcctcaaCAGAAAGTGGAGAGCCGTCTCCCAGCATTCTCATATTTATCATCATCACCTCGCCCGCTGCGTCTCCTACCTCTCGGGCAGCGGAGGTCTCCCtccggccgacgatgacaaCCTGCCCCTCCTGCGTCGGCTGTTTGCTCGCGAGGTCAAGCGGAACCTCTTCGACGCGTACCTGCGGCCGAGGGAAACGGTCTACAAGCTCGTGTCAAATTCCatcagctcctcctcctgccccggcggcgagggcatgCAGTTTGCCGCGTCACCTTTGGGCCATCACCTGCTCGCCTACAACTCGTCTCGCCTTTACGTCGTTGACGTCCGTCAAGACACCCTCAAGGTCAAGAGGGAGCTGAAGATCCTGCGACGGCCTGCCTCGGCCTGCATTACCGACGATGCGAACCTCCTCGCCGTGTTGTCGACGGAGATGCAAGTCGATCTCTACGACCTCACGAAGCGGCCCCCACAGCGCAAGCACTCGCTCCTTCTCGACAACAAACCCCGCGCAATCGCCATCTCCTCATGCGGTTCCGTTCTCGCTGCTGCCTACGATGGTGGCATCGAGGTCTCCTCGTTGCACCCGAATGCCTCCTCCACCGACAGCAGAGCCGTCAAgtgcgacgccgtcgacaacctTGCCTTCTCGCCTGACGGCAGCCAAATCCTCGGCACGACGATACACTCGACTCCTCCCAGCACCGTCATCCTCACCGCCCCGTACTACGATCCCGGAAGCCAGTTTGCCGACAACCTCAGCGCCATGTGGACGACCTCGATCCTCTTCCCCAACACGAGTCGCGATTGCAGCCACGCCATACTGCTCCAAGACGGCACccatggcgaggccgagtgGACCTTTACGTACGATCGAAGCTTCGAAACCTTTCGTGCCGTTCGCTTCGATGACCTCCGAAACGGTACCACCTACTTCACCGGGCCGAATCCAAAAGCATCCGACCAGTCGAAGCTACTCCCCTGCACTCTTCCATCCGCCACCTTccacggcgacctcgtctcCTCAGCCTTCCAGGCCAGCGAGGTTTGGATGTACGGCCTTCCGCGAGACTTGGCCGCCGTGCCGGTGACGACCTCGGACCACGACGCGCCCCTGGACCCTCCGGTGCCTGGTCGACACAGCACCGGTCCGGCCGGTCTTTGCCGCCGTGCGTCGACGCGGACCCAGGAGAGCGAGGCTGAGAGGATTCCCCAGTGGCAGCTTCTCTGCGACAACTCGAGGAACAACGTCGTGTCTGGCCGCAAGATCACCGAACTTGCTGGCTTGAGCAGCGTCAAGTGGGTTGCTGGTTTTGCAGCAGCATCGTCCAAGGAGCGACTCGTCATCACCGCTCGAGGTGTGGCCGGTCCCAGGCTTGTTacggacgaggaagacgttgacttcgtcgacggcagccgcgTCACCTTGCTCGATTTCGACtatggcctcgtcgacggtcaCCGGAACGAAGTCACCATCGACGTGGGAAccgatgatgccgaggtgctcgaggaggagacgcGCGATATAGAAGCAGAAGTCGCCATCATTCGACGAAGGACCGTTGCGCAGAAGCGAGCCGGTCGACACCCCCTCCTTCGAGCGACGACCACCTTGGACCGGGAATCGGCCGCTGGGTCCAACGTGCaacccgacggcggcggcggcggcggcggcggcgacgatgacgacccGCTGGCCCCTAGGATCATGGGAAAACCCCACGCCAGTCGTCAACCTGTCGCTGTggaggccgagacggcatcaatcgaggagcaggaggcgtTGGATGCGCCATACGCCCATGCCAGCCCTCGATCGGGAACGACCCTCCGTCGAgctgccacggccgccgccgccaaccgaAGGCTGAACCCGACAACGGCCGATGGTCGGCCGATTGAATATCGACGcgccgacggacgagacgagcATCCTCATGAGAGCGACGCCGATAACTGGGTGCCACCCCCTCCGCCGTACCAGAAAGAAGATCCCGGCGATCTGCCGGCATTCATGCGCGGTCCTTCGGTAGCACCGCTACACTCCGTGCCACCGCTGCCGCTTGGAAACCCGGCCGAAGCGGAAAACCACGTGGCCCAACCACGTTTGGGTCGTTCGCATCAGAGAACCGCGAGTGATTCGACAACACTCAGTCGACGCCTGGCCGGGAATATGCCACGACCCAGATCGAGCCCGTCGATCCAGTCGTTGTACGAAGGCCCGGATGATTTGTACgacgtctcgccgccggcctctccATCCATGAGCCTGACGGAGCTCAATGAACGCCAGCTATCCAGCTCTTACTCCAACGTCACAGCCGTGTCCATGGTTTCGTCCTCTGCAAGCGCTGGCACCGAAACATTTCGGTCGCGGCCAAGAATCCCGTCGACAACCTCATCCACCAGATCATCAACTCCTACCGTGGGCAACGACCCGGCTGGTCCAAGTCATCCGCCTTTGGAGCCACATTTTCCAGACTCTCCTTCGAACGGTACACGTCCAGCAGTTGCCACGGAAAGACGGCTGGTGACGTCCCGAACGTGGCCGCTACAGCTTCCGTCGCATGCAGAGGCATCACCGTTAGCCGCGAATCCTATGATTTACCCAGTACCAGCCCCGCTGTCCAGCATGACGGCTTATTCTCTGGAAAATTCTCTGCCACCGGCTCCCAGCTCTGGCCAACTCGCAAGTCTGAACAAGAGGATGAATCAGGGCAATCCCCGTCAGCTCTCGGGCGGCATGCACATCCAGCAGGCCCTGGCAAGCAGTGCAAACAGCGAATGCCGGCCAGGTCACAGAGCTGCTGCGCTGCGGCAATGgcagagcggcggcggaggcagACCGATCACCGAGGTTCCGATGCCCGAGTATGATTGCCCCCTGATTATTAGCACGCCCAAGGGAGTCTCGGGCGCTTTCGACTCTCCTAGCCGCCGCACATCCGGGCGCAGCAGGACCGAGACGCAGATACTCTCACCCATTCCTCAACATCCCCGACTCAACAGCTCCACCAACGCCCATTCGACCGTCGAGCGGCTCGAAACCATCTACAGGCCTAGATCATTGCAGAGTGGAcagtcgacctcggcggtgCTCAAGCCCAAGACTAGGTCCAAGCCCAAAACCAAGCCAAGCGCGTTGCCGGGTTGGCtcaggtcgacggcgaccccGTTGAGGATGAGTCCAACGGGCGTTAGCAGACAAGCCAGCAAGGCGAAGCGAAGCGCAGCCAAAAATATGCAGGATGCGAGGAAGAAGGGATGGACGGGGAAGAAGAAAAAGCAGCGCATGGAGGGCCAAATGGACTCTGGCGTTGCGAATGTGGCTCCGAGTCAGGATGGCGGTTGGAGAGATGTGTCACCGCCATTGGTGCAAAAGGGAAAGAAGTGCGTCGTCATGTAA
- a CDS encoding FK506-binding protein 2 precursor, translating into MLPLLDARAAAPDASTMTAATYSTMAVASSSGVSATISSAILETGMATVATAVATAVATAPPSPDGPEKQGPPGECRLLGSFALLVQAALGALALLSLVFKRWRERPQRPVKIWFFDASKQVFGSVLVHIANIFMSMLTSGRFSIKLEPTGVPERRMAGNDESYKPNPCSFYLLNLAIDTTLGIPILIVLLRIITGLVEFTPFGRPAESVKSGYYGSPPNAVWWLKQSIIYFCGLFGMKLCVLIIFILMPWISKVGDWALGWTEGNEQVQIAFVMMIFPLIMNAMQYYIIDSFIKGRDLHHDRLPSEDPDETRAYGESTSLRGHDAETDDDDDGVDDEADAVKHPGRLPADAPEGEYDPDVDGDLPTVVGSSSSRRVTRTKVPSELFPKE; encoded by the exons ATGCTgcctctcctcgacgcccgagcCGCCGCGCCAGATGCCTCGACCATGACAGCCGCTACTTACTCGACCATGGCAGTCGCTTCTTCCTCAGGCGTCTCGGCCACCATCTCCAGCGCCATCTTGGAGACGGGCATGGCCACCGTCGCCActgccgtcgccaccgccgtcgccaccgcgCCCCCGTCGCCTGACGGCCCCGAGAAGCAAGGTCCGCCAGGCGAGTGTCGGTTACTCGGCTCCTTCGCCCTGCTCGTCCAGGCCGCTCTCGGAGCGCTtgctctcctctccctcgtctTCAAGCGTTGGCGCGAGAGGCCGCAGCGGCCCGTCAAGATCTGGTTCTTCGACGCCTCGAAGCAAGTCTTTGGTTCCGTGCTGGTTCACATTGCCAACATCTTCATGTCCATGCTCACCAGCGGTCGCTTCTCCATCAAGCTGGAGCCCACCGGCGTTCCCGAGCGGCGCATGGCCGGGAACGACGAGTCCTATAAACCGAATCCCTGCTCATTCTACCTCCTTAACCTGGCAATCGAT ACCACCCTGGGCATCCCTATCCTCATCGTCCTGCTCCGCATCATAACTGGTCTTGTAGAGTTTACACCCTTTGGCAGACCAGCCGAGTCTGTCAAGTCCGGTTATTACGGCAGCCCACCCAACGCCGTCTGGTGGCTCAAGCAGTCCATCATCTACTTCTGCGGCCTCTTCGGCATGAAGCTCTGCGTTCTCATCATCTTCATCCTCATGCCCTGGATTTCCAAGGTCGGCGACTGGGCCCTCGGGTGGACAGAGGGCAACGAGCAGGTGCAGATTGCCTTTGTCATGATGATCTTTCCCTTGATCATGAACGCAATGCAGTACTACATCATCGACTCCTTCATCAAAGGTCGGGACCTTCATCATGATCGCTTGCCATCCGAGGACCCCGACGAGACACGGGCGTACGGCGAGAGCACGAGCCTCCgcggccatgatgccgagacggacgacgatgacgacggcgtcgacgacgaagcggatGCTGTGAAACATCCGGGCCGTCTTCCTGCCGACGCCCCCGAGGGAGAATACGACCCggatgtcgacggcgacttACCCACggtcgtcggcagcagcTCCAGCCGCCGTGTAACTCGAACCAAAGTCCCATCTGAACTGTTCCCCAAGGAATGA
- a CDS encoding SAM and PH domain-containing protein, which yields MQADMEWPSISSQQRRLSSGDNDIRNRAYGPTGGYPFYQDMKQKQKYSREAFFGLEGQYRSERPVSVTTEFVDTDWDEQIASEAEENSPRVSLQSSGHPSIATVSSYDEALTPRSSRGRKAHVESSPKQVEGPRGPHLFRQSIDSSILEGDAVLTLSPMTPKSSGGLLDGPEHAPPALGSSSPFQYSDEELEPSELASWTPEMVAQSMHNAGIELFASGRFIENDISGGILITLKFQDLRELNIPSFGIRTKVWSQIQLLREEQSVTPPPTTPIEDVPSQEVRFDKESTTNASNTSVRGGQSSQRNLRRRERVNGDTVTPLESVSIIGIEQVIPKPHHCPKGENCSKWKRQQRAMADLKKANPNLDLQAGGSVLIFGDAGNPQTAQAIDPKEALRPISDAVHSVAASSDILGPQSLPPLQHLQEAVLRSVRARDPQENVRQFLGFQKQTGSNEVPPTPPFEFTPALKTLRRDFGSLPKLSIPIKATSEKHLPLVSTGAPDTPSDQPREQPQRQSPPQQGFTPYRMDKANPISAELETSRNPRRFGTPFSELDVPVTAVQLGTLLRDVSQSVPPDMNYRSNMCTALRARSQSRASAVRPSFPTLPVVDENLCARAVSKTPIRDADGPPIQPRLSIAACMNHPCVPVESGDIENSPSPLPSFGLKPGHKKSGATTGVSFQGQMKKRKMSFIRNEWQDVYFTLKGTRLSMHKDATKMDRTLEYVDIDEYSITCSGVASTSKLSAALKAMGISHNRDKGDLVAAFSFQLIPHDKEVGARLRRRDSSLFTSSTATTTNTSGELAEGINGTGKTYHFAVKDRDERIDWMRELMLAKALKQKGQGFEISVNGSMI from the exons ATGCAAGCCGACATGGAATGGCCTAGCATATCATCGCAGCAACGCCGCCTTTCTTCCGGTGACAATGATATCCGGAATCGTGCGTACGGTCCAACTGGGGGATACCCGTTCTACCAAGATATGAAGCAGAAGCAAAAGTATAGCAGAGAAGCCTTCTTCGGCCTCGAAGGCCAGTATCGGTCAGAAAGGCCGGTCTCGGTAACGACCGAGTTTGTCGATACGGATTGGGATGAGCAAATTGCGAGCGAGGCAGAGGAGAACTCTCCTCGAGTAAGCCTGCAATCG TCGGGGCACCCGAGCATCGCCACCGTATCCTCATACGATGAAGCCCTAACACCACGCTCAAGTAGAGGCCGGAAAGCGCATGTCGAATCATCTCCAAAGCAAGTGGAGGGCCCTCGTGGTCCCCATCTATTTCGACAGTCGATAGATTCGTCCATTTTGGagggcgacgccgtcctcaCTTTGTCACCCATGACGCCTAAGTCGTCCGGTGGACTTCTTGACGGTCCGGAACATGCACCACCGGCCCTGGGAAGCAGTAGCCCCTTTCAGTACTCTGATGAAGAGCTTGAACCATCGGAGCTCGCGTCCTGGACGCCTGAGATGGTAGCGCAATCCATGCACAACGCTGGCATTGAGCTGTTTGCCTCAGGCCGATTCATTGAAAACGACATCAGCGGTGGAATACTCATTACCTTGAAGTTCCAAGATCTGCGCGAGCTGAACATCCCATCGTTTGGCATTCGTACCAAGGTCTGGAGTCAGATCCAGTTGCTGCGAGAGGAACAATCAGTCACGCCGCCACCTACGACGCCGATAGAGGACGTTCCTAGTCAAGAGGTGAGATTCGACAAAGAGTCAACGACTAATGCCAGCAACACAAGCGTTAGGGGGGGGCAGAGCAGCCAGAGGAAtctgcgtcgacgagaaaGGGTAAATGGCGACACAGTCACACCCTTGGAGTCTGTTTCCATTATTGGCATCGAGCAGGTCATTCCAAAACCGCATCACTGTCCCAAAGGGGAGAACTGTTCCAAGTGGAAGAGGCAGCAGCGTGCAATGGCCGACTTAAAGAAGGCCAACCCAAATCTCGATCTCCAGGCGGGGGGGTCAGTTCTGATATTTGGAGATGCCGGCAACCCGCAGACGGCCCAAGCTATTGATCCGAAGGAGGCGCTCCGTCCCATTTCCGACGCAGTCCATTCTGTCGCAGCATCTTCTGACATTCTTGGCCCGCAAAGCTTGCCTCCTTTGCAACATCTGCAGGAGGCAGTCCTTCGCAGTGTCCGGGCCCGTGACCCGCAAGAAAATGTTCGTCAATTCCTCGGTTTTCAGAAGCAAACCGGCAGCAACGAGGTTCCTCCAACGCCCCCCTTTGAGTTCACACCAGCCTTGAAAACTCTCCGCCGTGATTTTGGTAGCCTGCCCAAGTTGTCGATTCCCATCAAGGCCACCTCGGAGAAGCATCTACCCCTGGTGTCTACAGGGGCTCCGGATACGCCCTCGGACCAGCCCCGGGAGCAACCGCAACGGCAGTCCCCTCCACAACAAGGCTTTACGCCATATCGAATGGACAAAGCAAATCCCATCTCGGCGGAGCTCGAGACGTCGAGAAATCCTCGCCGATTTGGGACCCCTTTCTCGGAACTTGACGTCCCAGTCACGGCGGTACAGCTGGGGACTCTGCTCCGGGATGTTTCTCAGTCTGTCCCCCCTGACATGAACTACCGATCAAACATGTGCACCGCCCTTCGCGCGCGCTCCCAGTCCAGAGCTTCGGCAGTTCGGCCTTCGTTTCCCACTCTTCCTGTTGTGGATGAGAATCTTTGCGCTCGTGCCGTTTCCAAGACGCCTATCCGCGATGCTGATGGCCCGCCTATCCAACCCCGACTTTCAATCGCTGCTTGCATGAACCATCCGTGTGTCCCCGTGGAGAGTGGCGATATCGAGAATTCGCCTTCACCCCTGCCCTCCTTCGGGCTCAAACCTGGCCACAAAAAGTCTGGGGCGACAACCGGTGTCTCCTTTCAAGGCCAGATGAAGAAGCGCAAGATGAGTTTCATTCGTAACGAGTGGCAGGATGTATATTTCACCTTAAAGGGCACTCGCCTCAGCATGCACAAGGATGCCACAAAAATGGATCGTACACTTGAATACGTCGACATTGACGAATATTCCATCACTTGTTCCGGCGTtgcctcgacgtcgaagctCAGCGCAGCCTTGAAAGCGATGGGTATCTCGCATAATCGCGACAAAGGCGACCTTGTTGCGGCCTTTAGCTTTCAGCTCATTCCTCACGATAAAGAAGTTGGCGCGCGGCTACGCAGGCGCGACAGCTCCCTTTTTACTTCTTCGACTGCCACTACCACCAACACAAGTGGCGAACTTGCCGAGGGTATCAATGGCACCGGCAAGACGTACCACTTTGCGGTCAAGGACCGCGATGAACGCATCGACTGGATGAGGGAGCTCATGCTAGCCAAGGCACTTAAGCAGAAAGGGCAAGGATTTGAGATCAGCGTCAACGGCAGCATGATCTAG